The following are encoded in a window of Plectropomus leopardus isolate mb chromosome 23, YSFRI_Pleo_2.0, whole genome shotgun sequence genomic DNA:
- the ufsp1 gene encoding inactive Ufm1-specific protease 1: protein MDKKVVAVESEEIDWTGSGVKEGKTVKRTKVLLNNVHTGVPNPLTHPVKYSLIKGDYLYFHYGCDGQDDRGWGCGYRTIQTMASWICNNSPLKDRPPPSLPEIQQALVTMGDKPGSFSGSREWIGTFEASLILDFFYDVPCKLVHVRGGGAELEHVAVAELHQHFERHGSPVMMGGDRDNSSKGIFGVCTGDKGSYLLVVDPHYYGCQLEKTELQTRGWVSWKRVSSLDQSSFYNLCMPQTAGKGT, encoded by the coding sequence atggacaaaaaggTTGTGGCAGTGGAATCTGAGGAGATCGACTGGACAGGAAGTGGAGTTAAAGAGGGGAAGACTGTGAAAAGGACAaaagttttattaaataatGTCCACACCGGTGTTCCTAACCCACTTACACATCCTGTGAAATACTCTCTGATAAAAGGAGACTATCTGTACTTCCATTATGGCTGCGATGGACAAGATGACAGAGGCTGGGGATGTGGCTACCGCACCATTCAGACCATGGCATCCTGGATTTGCAATAACTCTCCACTGAAGGACAGACCTCCACCAAGCCTCCCAGAAATCCAGCAAGCCTTGGTCACCATGGGGGACAAACCGGGCTCATTCTCAGGTTCCAGGGAATGGATCGGAACATTTGAAGCCTCCCTGATCCTTGACTTTTTCTATGATGTCCCCTGTAAGCTGGTCCATgtcagaggaggaggtgcagagcTGGAGCATGTTGCAGTGGCAGAGCTGCATCAGCACTTTGAGAGGCATGGATCTCCTGTGATGATGGGAGGGGACAGGGATAACTCCTCTAAGGGGATATTTGGGGTGTGCACTGGGGACAAGGGGAGCTACTTGCTGGTTGTTGACCCTCACTACTATGGATGTCAGCTGGAGAAGACTGAGCTGCAGACGCGGGGTTGGGTGTCGTGGAAGAGAGTTTCATCTCTGGATCAGTCTTCATTTTATAATCTGTGTATGCCTCAGACTGCAGGGAAAGGAACATAA